Proteins found in one Crassostrea angulata isolate pt1a10 chromosome 3, ASM2561291v2, whole genome shotgun sequence genomic segment:
- the LOC128177389 gene encoding uncharacterized protein LOC128177389, with amino-acid sequence MFGYSFLVLIVLCTTNARARADSNALSNEITEIIENTMKCRNNPALAISVVKDGSVVYSRGFGSRDLDHQVNVTSSTVFGVASLSKAFAATLILKLLKENRKYNVDTPLRVVFNDDNLFKDDLLSRHATIRDLLSHRMGIPGNNAIRLDTNLTRENLIQRLKYLENTGRFRDSFYYSNLMYGLLTRIAEMIGGKQWEVLVKEHIFDPLEMTSSNFATTADPEKLELAIGYNDDYGDLKKVPWQLSKFWGHLCGSGCVLSTADDMAKWMLFHLNGGKTKNGRQLLPKSALSVSHSPQLRVSGSTISKYYTRPMTPVTLSEDSYGMGWKMGYYRGYKILSHTGSTYGYKAKLTLFPDKDFGVFIAMTGDDPSYLYRSNIHSLVSDLYLGEKPWLNATIICSYPEPFRTKSISSRPQIDTTRTPARNSSDYLGVYKNTPYGYVTVTKDNNQLKLNYGLGQFDLYAKTTKDEFYIHSVGLSFGMYNYKNLKFIQSSDGTISAVEISAFEYRSPPVFTRISDSPVNSAFSLNICFASLFHHVLIVFISIIVF; translated from the exons ATGTTCGGGTACTCGTTCCTGGTTTTAATTGTTCTCTGCACAACCAATGCACGTGCGCGCGCTGACAGTAATGCGCTTTCGAACGAAATTActgaaataattgaaaacacTATGAAATGTCGGAACAACCCCGCTCTTGCCATTTCTGTTGTCAAAGATGGGAGTGTTGTGTATTCTCGCGGATTTGGTTCCAGGGATTTGGATCATCAAGTAAACGTGACCAGCTCTACAGTGTTTGGGGTGGCTTCTTTGTCCAAAGCATTTGCCGCCACCTTGATACTAAAGTTACTGAAGGAAAATCGCAA GTACAATGTGGACACACCACTTCGTGTCGTGTTTAACGATGATAACTTGTTCAAAGACGATCTTCTTTCCCGGCATGCCACTATCCGGGATTTGCTATCTCACCGCATGGGGATCCCTGGTAACAACGCCATTCGATTGGATACCAATTTAACCCgggaaaatttaattca GAGGTTAAAATATCTGGAGAACACAGGCAGGTTTAGAGACAGTTTTTACTACAGTAATCTTATGTACGGACTATTGACCCGGATAGCCGAGATGATTGGCGGGAAACAATGGGAAGTGTTGGTCAAAGAGCACATCTTTGACCCgctagaaatgacgtcatcaaactTTGCAACAACTGCAGATCCTGAAAAACTTGAACTAGCCATAGGCTATAATGATGACTATGGTGACCTAAAAAAAGTGCCCTGGCAGTTATCCAA ATTCTGGGGACATTTGTGTGGGTCGGGTTGTGTTCTGAGTACAGCAGATGATATGGCAAAATGGATGCTGTTTCATCTGAATGGTGGCAAAACTAAAAACGGAAGACAACTCCTACCGAAAAGTGCACTGTCTGTGTCGCATTCCCCGCAGCTAAGAGTATCTGGCAGcacaatatcaaaatattacacTCGACCAATGACCCCAGTTACCTTAAGTGAAGACTCTTATGGAATGGGTTGGAAAATGGGATACTACAGAG gATACAAAATTCTCTCTCATACCGGAAGTACATACGGATACAAGGCCAAACTCACGCTGTTTCCGGACAAAGATTTTGGTGTCTTCATTGCAATGACCGGAGATGATCCAAGTTACCTATACCGGTCAAATATCCACAGCCTTGTCTCAGACTTGTACTTGGGCGAGAAACCCTGGCTGAATGCTACGATAATATGCTCATATCCAGAACCGTTCCGCACCAAATCAATTTCATCCAGACCCCAAATTGACACAACTCGAACCCCTGCTCGGAACAGCAGTGACTATTTAGGCGTGTACAAGAACACGCCTTATGGTTATGTAACGGTCACGAAGGACAACAATCAACTCAAGTTAAACTACGGGTTAGGTCAATTTGACCTGTATGCTAAAACAACCAAGGACGAATTCTATATTCATTCTGTCGGTCTGTCTTTTGgaatgtataattataaaaatctaAAGTTCATCCAATCATCAGATGGAACTATATCTGCCGTTGAGATCTCGGCTTTCGAGTATAGAAGTCCTCCGGTTTTTACAAGAATTTCTGACTCACCGGTCAATAGTGCATTTTCGCTCAATATATGTTTCGCATCTTTATTCCATCATGTTTTGATAGTTTTTATCTCTATTATTGTATTTTGA
- the LOC128177387 gene encoding toll-like receptor 3 has protein sequence MMRIGISMLSSLSVFLMLMFLFGLCDMCPVPQWTGNNETTLKFLTRMKIVSNDTLSNCDKSVHHLLMDDLGIEEVSHNALEDFYNLKSLSLSGNYISVLSPFLLEYKRGLESFNIANNRLERIEDGTFEYLDNVKVIELQFNNISFIGPDAFSRNLRVLQTVNVSHNALTYGEPWPFIPETDPTDGEDLVFDLEYNHISEFRNSPNWTYDLVSPFEYDVKLSFNNITNIHIDDVVHIYNPGFQGNTFVEYLSFKINASENPFFCDCNVYPFASYLRDSLFYFYRVEEFRYRCNSPDSLSQEDFLHDIPLEQFVCNVTENCPDGCICQERPYYGYLHVNCSFMYGSNQQPMNTLPLTLPTSKNGKISLHLDGHYIVLLEQRDYLPQLVNLTLSFNKLVHIDPKALTSMSDRQYLDLSHNYLKYVPKEIQYFKTDKVRIGSNRFECNCNMTWMAQWLNLDSNAPAYNAQCEYDDGSERYFIRDITDSLLKCSFENLIIIISVVVGILIAIIIGAVVTARRCPYETKVLMFRLFGVHPADKYRVDLEEPRQYDIYVSHYEHDLQARQWVKSKFLRKLEENQKRKFKVFYFERDLNAGTDMYDELVTHMKQCRRIVFILTNDFFNDEKNIFEADQAEIEHRASDNLHGRVIYLLWNESVREKIKLDPWKSRMEGKRVLCPDDKFFWSKMRYELPFKGVP, from the coding sequence ATGATGCGGATAGGAATATCGATGCTTTCTAGCCTATCTGTATTCTTAATGTTGATGTTTCTATTTGGTTTATGTGACATGTGTCCCGTCCCACAGTGGACAGGAAACAATGAAACAACTCTGAAATTTCTTACAAGGATGAAGATTGTTTCAAACGACACGTTGAGCAATTGCGACAAAAGTGTTCACCATCTCTTAATGGATGACTTAGGAATAGAAGAGGTTTCCCACAATGCATTAGAAGATTTCTATAACCTGAAATCTTTATCGTTATCAGGGAATTATATTTCCGTGCTGTCACCATTTTTACTGGAATACAAAAGAGGGTTGGAGTCTTTCAACATCGCAAATAATCGTCTCGAACGTATTGAGGACGGAACTTTTGAATATCTGGACAACGTAAAGGTAATTGAGCTCCAGTTTAACAACATTTCCTTTATCGGACCAGACGCTTTCTCAAGGAACCTCCGAGTTTTACAAACTGTAAACGTTTCCCATAATGCTCTAACATACGGAGAACCATGGCCATTTATACCGGAAACGGACCCAACGGACGGCGAGGATTTGGTGTTTGACCTCGAATACAATCATATATCGGAATTCCGGAACTCGCCTAACTGGACATACGATCTGGTTTCGCCCTTTGAGTACGACGTCAAGTTAAGTTTTAACAACATAACAAACATTCATATTGATGatgttgtacatatatacaatCCGGGTTTCCAAGGAAATACATTCGTAGAATACTtgtcttttaaaatcaatgctTCTGAAAACCCTTTTTTCTGTGACTGTAATGTATATCCGTTTGCATCTTATTTGCGCGATTCGCTGTTTTATTTCTATAGAGTGGAAGAGTTCCGATACCGGTGTAACTCTCCTGATTCCTTGTCTCAAGAAGATTTCCTTCATGATATTCCCCTTGAGCAGTTTGTGTGTAACGTCACCGAAAACTGTCCCGACGGCTGTATCTGTCAGGAGCGGCCTTATTATGGATATCTTCACGTGAACTGTAGTTTCATGTACGGTTCTAACCAACAACCAATGAACACACTCCCTTTAACTCTTCCAACGTCCAAGAACGGCAAGATATCCTTACATCTGGATGGACACTACATCGTGTTACTAGAACAAAGGGATTACCTTCCACAACTCGTAAATCTAACTCTCTCCTTCAACAAACTAGTACATATTGATCCAAAAGCTCTCACGTCCATGTCTGACAGACAATATCTAGATCTCTCACATAATTATCTCAAATATGTGCCGAAAGAAATCCAGTATTTCAAGACGGATAAGGTTCGCATCGGTTCCAATCGCTTTGAGTGTAACTGCAACATGACTtggatggcccagtggttaaaTCTGGATTCAAACGCTCCTGCTTACAATGCCCAGTGTGAATACGATGACGGCAGCGAGCGTTATTTTATACGCGACATCACCGATTCTTTGCTCAAATGCAGCTTTGAGAACCTCATCATTATAATCAGTGTCGTCGTTGGCATCCTCATCGCAATAATCATCGGGGCAGTCGTCACGGCCAGACGGTGTCCGTACGAGACAAAGGTTCTGATGTTTCGACTCTTCGGAGTGCACCCTGCCGACAAGTATCGCGTGGATTTGGAAGAACCACGTCAATACGACATCTATGTATCTCATTACGAACACGACTTACAGGCTAGACAATGGGTGAAATCAAAGTTCCTTCGCAAACTGgaagaaaatcaaaaaagaaagttCAAAGTCTTTTATTTCGAGCGAGATCTCAATGCTGGTACAGATATGTACGATGAATTAGTCACCCATATGAAACAATGCAGACGAATAGTGTTTATACTaactaatgattttttcaatgaTGAAAAGAATATCTTTGAGGCAGATCAAGCAGAAATAGAACATCGAGCGAGCGACAATCTGCATGGACGTGTCATATATTTGTTATGGAACGAGAGCGTgcgagaaaaaataaaattggacCCATGGAAGTCTCGAATGGAGGGTAAACGCGTGCTCTGTCCAGACGACAAGTTCTTCTGGTCTAAGATGAGATACGAACTGCCTTTCAAGGGGGTGCCTTAA